The DNA window TGTAACTTCTAAATGGCGTGAAGGTAGCATTACAAATGAAGCAGATTACTCTATTACACAGTGCACCATAATTACACATCATTAGCGACAATCGCTGCCGGGAGAATGAACGTAGTTGTAAAACGCTGCGCATTTTCGAATACAAAGACAGTCGCGGAAACGGCACAACTTCACCTTTTAAAAAACCTTAGGGTTTCAGATCATGAACATCCCTTTGAAATTCCCTTTAAAAGTGAACTATTTACTCATATTTACTTAATTCAACGCCATCTGTCCATCTCAGTAtcaaaagaaattaaatgtcaataaaaagtTGGTATACTTCTAAACCTAGTTTTCTAAACCTCTTTATGAAGATTTGTTATGACAACATTGTAAGATAATCTGTGATCATTATCGTACTGACCTAATGGTAAGTAATGATCTGCTCGATGATGGCACGAGTAGGACTAAAGTATGACTGATACCAAGAGTAGCTCTAATTTTGACCTTTTGTACTGACGaccttttgtttgttttgacaaAACACCAGAGACGAGCAGATAACATTTGAATGTCGCTCATGAGATTCATATGCAGACATCAGTGTTTAAAAGAGACTACAGGAGTAAGTTTATATTAACTATCGTGACGCGACATACTGCACGTCGCTGTGAGCGTCGATGGCGTTAAGAGGAAACCGCAGGCTAACATTCCGTGTTAAACCAGCAACAAAGAATTTGAGATTGCAAAAGTTGCGGAAACGCAAAAACAAAGCAGAACCTagtcattttttcttttaatataaagtcatagcctgtaaatatcacacttttgggctaaggcctcccctcccttgaAGAATTTGGTTTTTTGGAGCTACACTGCTCCAATACAACGTGGTTGATTCCCATGTTGAAGaattatattgaaaagaaaCATCTGCacgtttcctcaagatgtttacgttcaccgccgaccacgagatgaattataaatactaatcaagcacatgaaaattcagtacttgcctgggtttcgctatcatcggtttagatgcacgcgttctaaccgctgagctatctcggctctttttTATACCcaagtaataattttagttgCTAAAGCACACAGCGTAACTACTACAGCAGAAGCTTATATATCAGCGTTGCAAGTTGAACGTAAAAACTGAAGTGAACTGAAACTGTGAACGGTTGCTAGTGTGGAGTGTTGGGTTTCATTTGACTTCGCACATAAAATGCAGCGTAAAATcacacttttaattaaaacaagagTATAGGGATTGACTCTAAAATATCCTACATCGATATAACAAAACAACGGTTGTCATCGTTAGCTGTttgtcatacatatatatatatatatatatatatatatatatatatatatatgtatataattatatatgttcgTAGCCGAGATaccccagtggtgagaacgcttACATTTTAACCGTTGACTGCatattcaaacccaggcaagcacgactgaatttccaagtgcttaattttatttataatttataattaatcttgtgctcggtagtgaaagaaaatatcgtgaggaaacctgcaagtgtctaatttaaacgaaattctgccacatgtcaaTTTACCACAAACAGcgaaacagcgtggtagaaaatgttttttctcctcaatgggagaccttagcccagcagtgggaaatttacaggttgttacgaTTATCATTGTCTGCTGCATTTTGTCATCtgacttatttattttgtatacacatcatatttaaattcatatcacaatatatataatacattactaGTACTACAATTTTATTGGTATTATTATTGTGATTGACTAATTAGGTTTTGTCAATATAGAACGCTGCTGGAttaccaattaataaataaaataaatgatccaAGCGCAGAATAACTGTTATGAACGGGAAACATTTTTGCTGATCCCGAAAACTCAACAATATATTGTTGTCTAAGGAGTGGAGGACAGAATGTAATAACAAAGATGGCAAAATTTCGCGGATATAAATTCTACAATATGAAAACGTGGAATTTCTTTACGGTCCGttcactttatatttttatagcaattCAAAACGTAAcgatattaactatttctaaaCGCTAGATGTTTTTAAAGCAATCATATTGCTttgttcatattaaaaataactttaatattaatacaaaggAAAAGATAATctgatattataatgataattatgtacAGATTTATGATTGATTATGAAAAATAAGGTTAATGTTAGGAATTTTGTCGCGTAAGCCATGTCAATTTGTTTACGGTTAagttttagaaatttaataatcGTGCTTATAATTCTTCTGACATCCAGCGTTGAAAGGAAATATTGTAAGGAATTCTGCAGGTGTCAGAAAATAATCTCCCAGTTTGTATCACCCAAGCTGCATTAGAGCAGCGAGATGAAATGAACGGAAAATTATATGTTAAGCACATCTACTACCAAGGGTACACTTTGAAGAAATACAAAAATGGagaatattcttttatatcatattatacgCTTCAAGCTCATGTACCAAAGATCAATTGGATGTAGTCAAGGTCAATAACTGGATTGTAAGAAGTCAATACTCAGCAGTGCACTACGATAGATTGatgacaatattataatttcaaagacTCTTGTTTGAAGACTTCCATAGTCGAGTAgggtgtacaccagttttcgtGGGTTttccggtcgagtcgatgtagaaaaagttcatttgttttctatgttgtcttggatcttgGTGTTTGTGTTGCCGTCGTGACTTTTGATTTTCGATAACACAGGTGCTTTAGGACCAgaataatttatgtgatgttgtccaatatttatttatatattcaatattgttcTCAAATTTGATCTGTGATTGTGTGAATATCACcaaaatatcacaataaaatcaatattcattaaaaaaaagactataCTTATTACATCTTTGATGAAAGTtacacttaataattaattaaattaaaagtcataATCATcaccatcaaataaaatattaatctatatgaTTTTAACTACTCTAACTAATGATTATAGCGTAAGTAGTTCTAATAATGACTAAAGAACATGTAGATGACAGGCGCTGGGagctatattaataaaattttaatatatccgAAGACTATTTTCATGCAAATTAAGAGACAAAATGTGTTCAAATGCCGCTTTGCTAACTGTGGAcgcaatttgtgtttatgtggTGTAAATTCAAGGGAACTAGCAGAGAATTCCCATTTTCTCCAACTCCGCGCAATGTGCCGCCACGCGTGAGATTACACAAAAATTGTCTCATAAAAATTCCTTAACATTCAACTCGGATTTGCGTAAAAAAGACATTTCGAATAATTTCTATGCTTATATCTTTCTTAGACTAGTTTTATGTTTTTCATTATGAATGTCTGAATGCACAGTTGAAAAAAATATCGCTAATACTATACTTGTTCATCAGCagctttttgttataaatataatgaatcttttataaatttaatgcagTCTATAAAATCATCTTTGGTCATGTATTCACTACGttcataatttcataaaatgttttcGTAATGATTATAATCCTACATTCTTTTGCACATATTGAAAATGTTGTTACGTTTAAAACACAGTCAAACTATGGCTTCGTAAACAATCGAAACATTCGATGTTTATTGAAACGATTGTACTAAACCAAACCTATCACGTTTCGATAAATAGTTTCTATTTGTATATGCAGAATATTTGCATACGGATACAATCAAACTTCCATTGAAAATAAGGTTTCATTTGTGTCTACGCCCactctgtatatatttatgacgtTACTGTTCTATTAAATGatctgtttttaattatattttatggatCAAAGAACacgattataataacattattagaaGTGGTTAGTCTACACAGAGACAAATAATGCTCTATGAGATTGGATAAGATATCGTTATATCGCTTTTTTACATTACCTCTATGAATGTATGAATATAACTTAAAGTATCGtaaaatacttggtggtaatgttttgtgcaagtccgtctagATAGGTACTACCTTTGTgacttattatttcattaaacagCACTATTAAGTAATCATGTGTATCGGTACAAAGGAACTCATTTTTTGGTTTCCAAGTTTGAAATGTcgtctaaaatttatttattttccaaattCAACCTACAACGTTTTCGCTGACTAAAATCTATTAACTAAAACTGACGCACACAattcaaacaatatatgtatatatatggaataaaaattgcatattgcataaattttttaaaatatctgatagCCTATCCTCTAATCCGCACTGCAGGTGAGGCTAAATTGCAATTCCATGTCACTATTCTGAAATCCATGTGCTACGATTGCACTTACTGTGAGTGACCCATATAAACCGTTTTCATATCACTAGTTACCACGTGTGGCTTCACACGAGTTTCAATATTTATCTTCAACGCATATCGTgcctcaattttattaaatctatataaatatatacattcctaaataaaacttatttacatGCAAAGCTTATACTTAACTTACCCTaacatattcaatattaaaatattctgctGAAGTTACGTCATAAATGAAAcacaaaaactaattattaaagtttattttctaattatttattaaacgtaGACTACGCTATCTCTATTTTATCGACTTAAAATTCATAACAATTTAGAAGTTTTatgcttaataaattatattatacaaaattcgtgctgtattttaatctgttcaAGCAACCTCGTGGACCCGACCTGTAACTTGTGACTAGATAATTCAAACCTAGCCCGAGCTCAACTGTATTCAATTACCAATTCAACGTACGGAGtatttcacaatataatataataataaacaaacactaAAGCACAACACTTGAcactgatattaaaataaaacaaaaattagaaGCGTAATTTTCTAAAGGACCACAtccaataatttattagtattctaTTTAcaggttatattttattacaatacttgaaaatacaattaaagtGCTGATATTACCGATAAATTTTATCATCATGTGGTGGCAAGCTTATGAAATAAGGCGCTGGCGGAGGTGGAGCTAAGTACCGAACTGATCCAGGACCACCTTGAACTTTATGGGGCAATGTAGCAGTAGATAGTGATGGTGGAGGCAACGTAGCTGCATAGCCTGGCCAAGCAGCACCCCACATTTGCGCCGCACCTGCTCCTGGACTATTGGCTAATGGACCACCTCTGTACGAAGTCGTCGTCATTCGCAAACGAACGATACATATGGCAACAATTAGTATAGCTATAAATGCAACCACTCCACCGACTATTCCGATTATTAGATTATCATCATTTGTTGAAGTGGCTACACCAATAACAGGCGCTCCTTTTGGTTCACCTGCGACTTTTGGACGTTCATGGGATGGAGCAACTGACCAGATAATATCAGGTTCGGCAGATGTGCGATGTACAAGTCGTGGTGGTAAAGTTGTTGAAGCACTAGAAGATGTAGCCGTGGTTCTTCTTTTACTGTCACAGGATAACTCATCATCCCCTATCTCAACGAGTAAGAATCCAGATAAATGATCTGGAGAATTGCATCGGACTTCTTCAATTCCTACAGTTGGAATCCAGCGTCTCAAAGCTCTTGAGTTGCAATCACAGCGGATAGGATTTGTGTCTAAGCCAAACATTGAGAGATCTGCTCGACGATCATCTAGCGCTACTAATAATTGTGGTTGTAAAGTAGATAGTTGACTTCCGCCTACGTCTATCGTTATGCGTGATGAACGTGGCAAGGGAAATAATAATGCTGGTGGAAGGTTTGAAACAGAAGTATTTCTAAAACGGACTATAATAGCGGGAGCCTTAAGACCGGCCAGTACACCAGATGATACTGTCTTTAATCTGTTGCCTCTTAATCCCAATTCTTCCAGACGTGGATGTAATGTTGAATGTAATTGATCAGCACCAATGTTAGTATCTTTTACTTCAACGTCTAATTTTTCAAGAGCTAATACATATTGTAAAGCACCCTGAACATCAAAGTAGCCCAATCTCGGATATCCATAAGCACGTAGTTCCACTAAATTAGCCAATGTTCTAAAGGCattcttttcaatttttgtacATTTCTCTAAGTTTCTCATATCCAGTATTCGAAGTGACGAAAGACCTTCAAAATTGCCTTCCAAGACCATGATGATTGGATTATCAGAAACATTTAGCCTTTGAAGATTCTTTAGTTTTGGCCAAGAAATCGCTAATGAATTAGATATATCTCCAATTTGGTTGTGCGAGAGATCTAAAGATTCCAATAAAGTAGTTCTGGTAAATGTTTTCTCTGataatttagtaatattattatatgataagttcaacttatataaaaatggtGTTTCTAGCTGTCCAACCGATTTCATGCCAGTTCCTGCTAAATTTAAATCTCTCACCGTTTTTGGTTCGgtcaaaacattattaatagttttttcgGACAAAGGATTGAATGAGAggtccaatttttttatattaaccatAACGCTATCCTCCGCCGGTATATCGGCAATATCATTATGTGACAGATCGACCGATGAGACAAAGAAGTATTGTTTCTGTAGGGCCTTAAGCGGAGCTTGCTCAAATAAATTATGACTGAGTGTGATCGATTCGAGCATATGAAGTCTAGACCTATCAAAAACGTTATCTGGTAGCTCAGTTAGTAGATTTCCagctaaatttaaatgttctaGTCTTATAAGACCTTCAAATAGCCTGTCCCCAATACGATCAATTTTGTTGTATGATAGATCCAAATGTTGAATTTGACTGGAATTATGGAATGCCATTTCACTGACTGATTCGAGCTCATTTCTAGCCAGCAAAACTGATCTTAATTTTGGAAGACGTGCAAAATCAAGTTCGTCAACATTTTTCAACGCATTTCCAGATAAATCAACTAGTTCTAAATACTGTAAAGTACTTATTAATTCAGACGGGAAAAAGTTAAACTTATTGTTCGTCAGTATAATTTCTCTAAGGCGAGGATGAATTTTAAACGAAGAAGGAAATAGGTAGCTTAACTGGTTATCCGAAACGTCAATAACTTCTAAGCTCGTTCCTGTATTGAAGAATTCTCCTTTAAAAGCGTTTAATTGGTTTCCTTTTAACGATAAATATTGGATAGACATAACATTTACAAATGCTGGAGTTCTTATTGtcacaatataattatacgaaAGATCGAGATACGTTAGATTTTTGAGATTCTTAAAAGAATTCTCCGATATTtcttgtaaattattatgagaCAGGTAAATCCTTTCCAAGTTATGattttttgaaaacaaatttaCCGGAAGTGCTTTTAAACCAACGTGGCTAATGTCAACTGATAACAAAGCATCATTTTGGTTGAATACACTTTGTGGCAAAACATTGATATGTAAATTGTGACTCATGTTAAGATGAGTTAAACTCGGTATTGACTGAAAAGCATCAATAGGAATTTCCGACATTTGGTTACCAGAAATATCTAAAAACCAAAGATTAACAAACTTGAGCTGCTGTCCAGTGAAACCCAGTATTCTGTTTTGATTTAAGGATAAAAATTCTAAAGTAGTCTCCAACCCACTAAAAACTTCCGCAGATATAGAGTTTAAGAGATTTCCTGATAGATCCaaatgtcttaaatttttaaaatgttcaaaCGCTCCTTGTGGTAGTTCTCTGATCACGTTTCTTGATAACACCAACGAATTAATTCTATCAGAGACTGCTCGCAGTATATCGCTTGAAAGAGCTGTTACTCTATTAAAACCCAAATGAATAGATGTAAGGCTTGGCAGTCGAGATAA is part of the Vanessa cardui chromosome 14, ilVanCard2.1, whole genome shotgun sequence genome and encodes:
- the LOC124535171 gene encoding chaoptin encodes the protein MTEWLKCFDEVFVDTKSFASRMFVASKMAMWILLLLFTPFVVGQQPWVPCSELNDDLRYPCRCRVQVDRALQLRILMNCDRVVFAGDFPPLPYGAPIVSFSQKWAGQQSLPTQIFSSYGLPLKELDFSHNSLRRLPDRLLSGVRGNITKVVLADNLLGDNLNPIFSTAEFHNLPALEELDLSGNSIRGLEEGLLIGCDVLKVLRLDRNNMNFVPSSSLNGPQSLKVLSLRENRIGTIRQATFVSQKTLEEVDLHSNMVSTIEGGAFISLSELQSLDLGRNRLSKFNSDVFQGIENLEKLDLSENFIADFPTVALKSFANLKNLNLSSNMISNMDPSHLNSLTSLQVLDLSRNNLVKLSPGTFVGLTDLRYLDVGVNSLRTVEDDAFDGLTSLQTLLLRDNNILLIPTTALSRLPSLTSIHLGFNRVTALSSDILRAVSDRINSLVLSRNVIRELPQGAFEHFKNLRHLDLSGNLLNSISAEVFSGLETTLEFLSLNQNRILGFTGQQLKFVNLWFLDISGNQMSEIPIDAFQSIPSLTHLNMSHNLHINVLPQSVFNQNDALLSVDISHVGLKALPVNLFSKNHNLERIYLSHNNLQEISENSFKNLKNLTYLDLSYNYIVTIRTPAFVNVMSIQYLSLKGNQLNAFKGEFFNTGTSLEVIDVSDNQLSYLFPSSFKIHPRLREIILTNNKFNFFPSELISTLQYLELVDLSGNALKNVDELDFARLPKLRSVLLARNELESVSEMAFHNSSQIQHLDLSYNKIDRIGDRLFEGLIRLEHLNLAGNLLTELPDNVFDRSRLHMLESITLSHNLFEQAPLKALQKQYFFVSSVDLSHNDIADIPAEDSVMVNIKKLDLSFNPLSEKTINNVLTEPKTVRDLNLAGTGMKSVGQLETPFLYKLNLSYNNITKLSEKTFTRTTLLESLDLSHNQIGDISNSLAISWPKLKNLQRLNVSDNPIIMVLEGNFEGLSSLRILDMRNLEKCTKIEKNAFRTLANLVELRAYGYPRLGYFDVQGALQYVLALEKLDVEVKDTNIGADQLHSTLHPRLEELGLRGNRLKTVSSGVLAGLKAPAIIVRFRNTSVSNLPPALLFPLPRSSRITIDVGGSQLSTLQPQLLVALDDRRADLSMFGLDTNPIRCDCNSRALRRWIPTVGIEEVRCNSPDHLSGFLLVEIGDDELSCDSKRRTTATSSSASTTLPPRLVHRTSAEPDIIWSVAPSHERPKVAGEPKGAPVIGVATSTNDDNLIIGIVGGVVAFIAILIVAICIVRLRMTTTSYRGGPLANSPGAGAAQMWGAAWPGYAATLPPPSLSTATLPHKVQGGPGSVRYLAPPPPAPYFISLPPHDDKIYR